A genomic stretch from Nocardia wallacei includes:
- a CDS encoding sulfurtransferase yields MPVAPDSHPSFGSHAHSHRLVTTEWLSANIGAPGLKIVESNEDVLLYDIGHVPGAIKIDWRGELTDPRARDVVDGARFAELMRAKGIERDDTVVIYGDKANGTAAATLWVFDLFGHPDVRLLDGGRNAWISEERDTTFEVPDVGLGEYPVVERDDRSARVFLDEVRARLGQSLIDVRAAVEYRGELARITDRPEEQSLRAGHIPTAVNIPWTAALGGDGRFRPRAELDRIYAAAPAAPETIVYCRIGEHSAHTWFVLTYLLGRANVRNYDGSWTEWSNSVRTPIATGGEPGEIPEVGRTIVTAP; encoded by the coding sequence GTGCCCGTCGCTCCGGACTCTCATCCATCCTTCGGCTCCCACGCACACTCTCACCGACTAGTAACCACGGAGTGGCTGTCGGCAAACATAGGCGCGCCGGGACTCAAGATCGTGGAGTCCAACGAGGACGTTCTGTTGTACGACATCGGGCACGTACCCGGCGCCATCAAGATCGACTGGCGGGGAGAGCTTACCGACCCGAGGGCGCGAGATGTGGTCGATGGCGCCCGTTTCGCGGAATTGATGCGAGCGAAGGGTATCGAACGCGACGACACGGTGGTGATCTACGGCGACAAAGCCAACGGCACGGCGGCGGCGACGCTGTGGGTCTTCGACCTGTTCGGCCACCCCGACGTGCGCCTGCTCGACGGCGGGCGCAACGCCTGGATCTCCGAGGAGCGCGACACCACCTTCGAGGTTCCCGACGTCGGCTTGGGCGAGTACCCGGTGGTGGAGCGGGACGACCGCAGCGCGCGGGTCTTCCTCGACGAGGTGCGGGCGCGGCTGGGGCAGTCGCTGATCGACGTGCGCGCGGCGGTCGAATACCGCGGCGAGCTGGCACGCATCACCGACCGGCCGGAGGAACAGTCGTTGCGCGCCGGGCACATTCCCACCGCGGTGAACATTCCGTGGACCGCGGCCCTGGGCGGCGACGGTCGCTTCCGCCCGCGCGCGGAGCTGGATCGCATCTACGCCGCGGCGCCCGCGGCCCCCGAAACGATCGTCTATTGCCGCATCGGTGAGCATTCCGCGCACACCTGGTTCGTGCTCACGTATCTGCTCGGCCGCGCGAATGTGCGCAATTACGACGGCTCCTGGACCGAATGGAGTAACTCCGTCCGCACTCCCATCGCCACAGGTGGCGAACCGGGAGAAATTCCCGAGGTGGGCCGCACGATTGTGACTGCTCCCTGA
- a CDS encoding helix-turn-helix transcriptional regulator, which produces MSDSWPRRRLLAILRGASEPLDAQELARVTGQHVTTVRFHLDVLTRESLVRQFQQPPRGRGRPRIGYTAVQRSVGYQDLAQVLADQLGSDPRRRSDAAVAAGRAWGAKLETGDQPIASLADARDVTITTASELGFAPERDAATETDEQVLIRLTACPLRDLARTHSEVVCGVHLGLMREVLDRNGGRDTVNVRLHPFVEPEMCVARLEALASTLVPDPAELPDLPANGEPRLAAPAGSRVGPQLRTDPQLRNADTHAGKQSTQQR; this is translated from the coding sequence ATGTCTGATTCTTGGCCACGACGGCGCCTGCTCGCGATCCTACGTGGCGCCAGCGAGCCTCTCGATGCCCAAGAGCTCGCACGAGTAACCGGGCAGCACGTCACCACCGTCCGATTCCATCTCGATGTGCTGACGCGGGAGTCGCTGGTGCGGCAATTCCAGCAGCCGCCGCGCGGTCGCGGCCGCCCGCGCATCGGTTATACCGCGGTCCAGCGATCGGTCGGCTATCAGGATCTTGCCCAGGTGCTGGCCGATCAGCTCGGTAGCGATCCGCGGCGGCGCTCGGACGCGGCCGTCGCCGCCGGGCGGGCCTGGGGCGCCAAGCTGGAGACCGGCGACCAGCCCATCGCCTCGCTCGCCGACGCCCGGGACGTCACTATCACCACGGCCTCGGAACTGGGCTTCGCCCCCGAACGCGACGCGGCCACCGAGACCGACGAGCAGGTGCTGATCCGCCTCACCGCCTGCCCGCTGCGCGATCTGGCCCGCACCCACTCGGAGGTGGTGTGCGGCGTCCATCTGGGTCTGATGCGCGAGGTGCTCGACCGCAACGGCGGCCGCGACACGGTCAATGTGCGGCTGCATCCGTTCGTGGAGCCGGAGATGTGCGTCGCCCGGCTGGAGGCGCTGGCGAGCACGCTCGTGCCCGATCCCGCCGAACTGCCGGACCTGCCGGCGAACGGCGAGCCACGGCTGGCCGCGCCCGCGGGCAGCCGAGTCGGACCGCAGCTACGAACCGACCCACAGCTGCGCAACGCCGACACCCACGCCGGCAAGCAGTCGACGCAGCAGCGGTAG
- a CDS encoding Maf family protein: MTEFVLGSASPARLEVLRSAGVHPLVRVSDVDEDAVAAALPPGTTPAGVVTALARAKAEAVAAALVAERSDVIADCVVVGCDSMLLVDGVLQGKPLTPAVARERWAAMAGRSADLLTGHCVLRLRDARTVAETSDCSRTTVHFAKPEPEELEAYLATGEPLQVAGAFTLDGRGGWFVDRIEGDPSSVIGIGLPLLRRLLAGVGVGVAQLWVGS, translated from the coding sequence GTGACGGAGTTCGTACTCGGCTCCGCCTCGCCCGCCCGGCTGGAGGTGCTGCGGTCCGCCGGTGTGCATCCGCTGGTGCGCGTCTCGGACGTGGACGAGGACGCTGTCGCGGCCGCCCTGCCGCCCGGCACCACCCCGGCGGGTGTGGTGACCGCGCTCGCCCGTGCCAAGGCCGAGGCGGTGGCCGCGGCGCTGGTCGCGGAGCGCTCGGACGTCATCGCGGATTGCGTAGTGGTGGGCTGTGATTCGATGCTGCTCGTCGACGGAGTACTGCAGGGCAAGCCACTGACCCCGGCGGTGGCCCGGGAGCGCTGGGCCGCGATGGCGGGCCGCAGCGCCGACCTGCTGACGGGCCACTGCGTCCTGCGCCTGCGTGACGCGAGGACCGTCGCGGAAACCTCCGACTGCAGCCGCACCACGGTGCACTTCGCCAAGCCCGAACCCGAGGAGCTGGAGGCATACCTCGCCACGGGGGAGCCGTTGCAGGTGGCGGGCGCCTTCACCCTCGACGGGCGCGGAGGCTGGTTCGTCGACCGCATCGAGGGCGACCCGTCGAGCGTGATCGGGATCGGGCTACCGCTGCTGCGTCGACTGCTTGCCGGCGTGGGTGTCGGCGTTGCGCAGCTGTGGGTCGGTTCGTAG
- a CDS encoding acyl-CoA carboxylase subunit epsilon → MTAVADEEVLRAAELDLSVDEFVAMEPVVADADTESNAGPVIRILKGSPTDDEIAALVCVLAAAAANSAAVPGPSGPADAWGRPTLMHRGTSPFSPYAFPQLSHLRD, encoded by the coding sequence GTGACGGCTGTAGCTGATGAAGAGGTACTGCGGGCGGCCGAGCTGGATCTGTCGGTCGACGAATTCGTCGCGATGGAACCGGTGGTAGCCGACGCCGATACCGAATCGAACGCGGGACCCGTCATCCGGATCCTGAAGGGCTCGCCCACCGACGACGAGATCGCCGCCCTGGTGTGCGTGCTGGCGGCCGCCGCCGCGAATTCCGCCGCGGTTCCCGGTCCCAGCGGCCCGGCCGACGCCTGGGGTCGGCCGACGCTGATGCATCGCGGCACATCGCCGTTCTCCCCGTACGCCTTCCCCCAACTGTCGCACTTGCGCGACTGA
- a CDS encoding acyl-CoA carboxylase subunit beta, with protein sequence MTSVQQQPTPDSAGAPDIHTTAGKLADLRNRLEEAKHPMGEAAVDKVHAKGKLTARERILALLDEGSFVEMDALARHRSVNFGLENNRPLGDGVVTGYGTIDGRDVCIFSQDATVFGGSLGEVYGEKIVKVMDLALKTGRPLIGINDGAGARIQEGVVSLGLYGEIFHRNIQASGVIPQISLIMGAAAGGHVYSPALTDFVVMVDQTSQMFITGPDVIKTVTGEEVTMEELGGAHTHMVKSGTAHYVASGEQDALDWVKDLLSYLPSNNRAEAPRFPATDPIEGSIEESLTEEDLELDTLIPDSPNQPYDMHEVIRRLVDDDEFFEVQAERAMNVIVGFGRIDGRSVGFVANQPTQFAGCLDIDASEKAARFVRTCDAFNIPIVTLVDVPGFLPGTGQEYNGIIRRGAKLLYAYGEATVGKITVITRKAYGGAYDVMGSKHMGADVNLAWPTAQIAVMGASGAVGFVYRKQLAQAAAEGADVDALRLELQNEYEDTLVNPYVAAERGYVDAVIPPSQTRGQIVSALRLLERKMVTLPPKKHGNIPL encoded by the coding sequence ATGACGAGTGTCCAGCAGCAGCCTACGCCGGATTCGGCGGGGGCCCCCGATATCCACACCACCGCTGGGAAGCTGGCTGATCTGCGCAATCGGCTGGAAGAGGCGAAGCACCCGATGGGTGAGGCCGCGGTCGACAAGGTCCACGCCAAGGGCAAGCTGACCGCGCGCGAGCGCATCCTGGCGCTGCTGGACGAGGGCTCGTTCGTCGAGATGGACGCGCTCGCACGGCATCGCAGCGTGAACTTCGGGCTGGAGAACAACCGACCGCTCGGCGACGGCGTGGTGACCGGCTACGGCACCATCGACGGCCGCGACGTCTGCATCTTCAGCCAGGACGCCACCGTCTTCGGCGGCAGCCTCGGCGAGGTCTACGGCGAGAAGATCGTCAAGGTCATGGATCTGGCGCTCAAGACCGGCCGCCCGCTGATCGGCATCAACGACGGCGCCGGCGCCCGGATCCAGGAGGGTGTGGTCTCGCTCGGCCTGTACGGCGAGATCTTCCACCGCAACATCCAGGCCTCGGGCGTCATCCCGCAGATCTCGCTGATCATGGGCGCCGCCGCGGGCGGGCACGTGTACTCCCCGGCGCTGACCGACTTCGTCGTCATGGTCGATCAGACCAGCCAGATGTTCATCACCGGTCCCGACGTCATCAAGACCGTCACCGGTGAGGAGGTCACCATGGAGGAGCTGGGCGGCGCCCACACCCACATGGTGAAGTCCGGCACCGCGCACTACGTCGCCTCCGGCGAGCAGGATGCCCTGGACTGGGTCAAGGACCTGCTGAGCTACCTGCCCAGCAACAACCGTGCCGAGGCGCCGCGGTTCCCGGCCACCGACCCGATCGAGGGCTCGATCGAGGAGTCGCTGACCGAGGAGGACCTCGAGCTCGACACGCTGATCCCGGATTCGCCCAACCAGCCCTACGACATGCACGAGGTCATCCGCCGGCTGGTCGACGACGACGAGTTCTTCGAGGTGCAGGCCGAGCGCGCGATGAACGTGATCGTCGGCTTCGGCCGGATCGACGGCCGCAGTGTGGGTTTCGTCGCCAATCAGCCCACCCAGTTCGCGGGCTGCCTGGACATCGACGCCTCGGAGAAGGCCGCGCGGTTCGTGCGCACCTGCGACGCGTTCAATATCCCGATCGTCACCCTGGTCGACGTGCCGGGTTTCCTGCCGGGCACCGGCCAGGAGTACAACGGCATCATCCGCCGCGGCGCCAAGCTACTGTACGCCTACGGCGAGGCCACTGTGGGGAAGATCACGGTCATCACCCGCAAGGCCTACGGCGGCGCCTACGACGTGATGGGTTCCAAGCACATGGGCGCCGACGTCAACCTGGCGTGGCCGACCGCTCAGATCGCGGTGATGGGCGCCTCGGGCGCGGTCGGGTTCGTCTACCGCAAGCAGCTGGCCCAGGCCGCCGCCGAGGGCGCCGACGTCGATGCGCTGCGGCTCGAGCTGCAGAACGAGTACGAGGACACCCTCGTGAACCCGTACGTGGCGGCCGAGCGCGGGTACGTCGACGCGGTCATCCCGCCCTCGCAGACCCGCGGTCAGATCGTCTCGGCGCTGCGGCTGCTGGAGCGCAAGATGGTCACCCTGCCGCCGAAGAAGCACGGCAACATTCCGCTGTGA
- a CDS encoding beta-propeller fold lactonase family protein, with amino-acid sequence MSARHVRFAIVAAAVVLAGCSPGVSGEKAPAGAASSPVATVSGEPSPAAMQLLPGMPPPMSGTDVYAGARELSPAVADHLPRVYVPNSKSNTVTVIDPATFQVVDTYSSQGVEPQHVVPSYDLQTLYATNDLPIGAGSLMPIDPRTGKPGDPLPVRDPYNMYFTPDGRYAVVVAEADRSLDLYDPHTWRRVGAVPVPDCAGVDHLDFTADGRFALASCEFAGRMAVLDIGALRLVRMVELPGGPHGMPQDVKLSPDGSTFFVADMMADGVYTVDAKSFDVTGHLPTGKGAHGLYVTRDSRQLIITNRGEGSLSVWDFAARRLVRTWELPGGGSPDMGNLSADGRVFWVAGRHHDEVYAIDIVDWKLLARIPVGHGPHGLTIWPQPGRYSTGHTGVMR; translated from the coding sequence GTGAGCGCCCGCCACGTGCGTTTCGCGATCGTGGCCGCGGCCGTGGTACTGGCCGGTTGCTCGCCGGGGGTGTCGGGAGAGAAAGCACCGGCCGGTGCCGCCTCGTCGCCGGTTGCCACCGTGTCGGGGGAGCCTTCTCCGGCGGCGATGCAACTGCTGCCGGGCATGCCGCCGCCGATGTCGGGCACCGATGTGTACGCCGGTGCCCGTGAACTCTCCCCGGCGGTGGCCGATCATTTGCCCCGCGTCTATGTGCCCAACAGTAAGTCGAACACCGTGACCGTGATCGACCCGGCCACCTTCCAGGTCGTCGACACCTACTCCTCGCAGGGTGTGGAGCCGCAGCACGTCGTGCCGTCCTACGACCTGCAGACGCTCTACGCCACCAACGACCTGCCCATCGGCGCCGGCAGTCTGATGCCGATCGATCCGCGCACCGGCAAGCCCGGTGACCCGCTCCCGGTGCGCGACCCGTACAACATGTACTTCACCCCGGACGGTCGCTACGCCGTGGTCGTCGCCGAGGCGGACCGGTCGCTGGACCTCTACGACCCGCACACCTGGCGGCGGGTCGGGGCGGTCCCGGTGCCCGATTGCGCCGGCGTCGACCACCTGGATTTCACCGCCGACGGCCGATTCGCCCTGGCCAGTTGCGAATTCGCCGGTCGCATGGCGGTGCTCGACATCGGCGCGCTGCGGCTGGTGCGGATGGTGGAGCTGCCCGGCGGGCCGCACGGCATGCCGCAGGACGTGAAGCTGTCGCCGGACGGCTCGACCTTCTTCGTGGCCGACATGATGGCCGACGGCGTGTACACGGTGGACGCGAAATCCTTCGACGTGACCGGGCACCTGCCCACCGGCAAGGGCGCGCACGGCCTGTACGTCACCCGCGACTCGCGGCAGCTGATCATCACCAATCGCGGCGAGGGCAGCCTGTCGGTCTGGGACTTCGCGGCGCGGCGGCTGGTGCGCACGTGGGAGCTGCCCGGTGGCGGCAGCCCGGACATGGGCAACCTTTCCGCCGACGGGCGGGTCTTCTGGGTGGCGGGCCGCCACCACGACGAGGTGTACGCCATCGACATCGTGGACTGGAAGCTGTTGGCGCGCATACCCGTCGGACACGGACCGCACGGGCTGACCATCTGGCCGCAACCAGGGCGCTATTCGACCGGGCATACCGGAGTCATGCGCTGA
- the lat gene encoding L-lysine 6-transaminase: MQVTPARVHEILSANILADGFELVLDLRASRGRRLVDARDGTAYLDMFGFFASSALGMNHPALAEDASFRDELATAALNKPSNSDIYTVEMARFVDTFARVLGDPALPHLFFIDGGGLAVENALKVAFDWKSRHNEMRGRPAELGTKVLHLTGAFHGRTGYTLSLTNTDPVKTARFPSFGWPRVDTPYLAGDIDIEAAEARALAQARAAFAENPHDIACFIAEPIQGEGGDRHLRPEFLRAMQALCHDNDALFVLDEVQTGVAATGSLWAYRQLGLRPDVVAFGKKTQVCGVMAGGRVDEVPDNVFAVSSRLNSTWGGNLTDMVRARRILEVIEREELAARAGRLGAHLLDRLVGLAERHPAVTDPRGRGLLCALTLPSAQRRDAVVTELREREHVLILGTGERGLRFRPPLTVTEAELDEAVDALDRVLSRPAPGA; encoded by the coding sequence ATGCAGGTCACCCCCGCTCGGGTACACGAGATCCTGTCCGCGAACATCCTCGCCGACGGTTTCGAGCTGGTGCTGGATCTACGCGCCTCGCGTGGTCGGCGCCTGGTCGACGCCCGCGACGGCACGGCCTACCTGGACATGTTCGGCTTCTTCGCCTCCTCGGCGCTGGGCATGAACCATCCCGCGCTTGCCGAGGACGCCTCGTTTCGCGACGAGCTCGCCACGGCCGCACTGAACAAGCCGAGCAACTCCGACATCTACACCGTCGAGATGGCGCGCTTCGTGGACACTTTCGCGCGGGTGCTCGGCGATCCCGCACTGCCGCACCTGTTCTTCATCGACGGCGGCGGCCTCGCGGTGGAGAACGCGCTCAAGGTCGCCTTCGACTGGAAGAGCCGCCACAACGAAATGCGCGGCCGCCCAGCCGAACTGGGCACCAAGGTGCTGCACCTGACCGGCGCCTTCCACGGCCGCACGGGCTACACGCTGTCGCTGACCAACACCGACCCGGTGAAAACCGCGCGCTTCCCGTCCTTCGGCTGGCCGCGCGTCGACACCCCGTATCTGGCCGGGGACATCGACATCGAGGCGGCGGAGGCCCGCGCGCTGGCGCAGGCGCGCGCCGCGTTCGCCGAAAACCCGCACGACATAGCCTGTTTCATCGCCGAGCCGATCCAGGGCGAGGGCGGCGACCGGCATCTGCGTCCGGAATTCCTGCGCGCGATGCAGGCGCTGTGCCACGACAACGACGCGCTGTTCGTGCTCGACGAGGTGCAGACCGGCGTGGCCGCGACCGGAAGCCTCTGGGCCTACCGGCAATTGGGGCTGCGCCCGGACGTCGTCGCCTTCGGCAAGAAGACCCAGGTGTGCGGCGTGATGGCGGGCGGTCGCGTGGACGAGGTGCCCGACAACGTCTTCGCGGTGAGTTCCCGGCTCAACTCCACCTGGGGCGGCAATCTCACCGACATGGTGCGGGCCCGCCGCATCCTCGAGGTGATCGAGCGCGAGGAGCTGGCCGCACGGGCCGGTCGCCTCGGCGCGCATCTGCTGGACCGGCTGGTCGGGCTGGCCGAGCGGCATCCGGCCGTCACCGACCCGCGCGGTCGCGGCCTGCTGTGCGCGCTCACGCTGCCCTCGGCGCAGCGGCGCGACGCCGTCGTCACCGAGCTGCGCGAGCGTGAGCATGTCCTCATCCTCGGCACCGGGGAGCGCGGCCTCCGGTTCCGGCCGCCGCTGACGGTGACGGAGGCGGAGCTGGACGAGGCCGTGGACGCGCTGGACCGGGTCCTGAGCCGACCGGCTCCCGGCGCGTGA